The genomic interval ACGAGCGATTGGATCGCGCGTTAAAAAAGATCCAGCCGGACTTGGTCATCGCGTGTTACGGAATCAACGACGGAGTTTATGCCCCGTTGAGTGAAGAACGCTTTGCCGCGTACCGCGATGGCATCAGTCGCTTGGTCGAAAAGGTCACTGCATCGGGGGCAACCTGTGTATTGTGCACGCCGTCGACATTTGATCCGTTGCCGATGAAAAAGAAGGGCAAGTTGATGGCGGCGGAAGCGGATGTGTTTTCGTGGCAGGGAATCTACGAAAAGTACGACGACGTGATGCAGCAGTACTCGGAGTGGCTCCAGCAGGAGTTTGGGAGCAAGCTCCGCGTCGTCGATGTCCACGCCGCTTTGACCGCCTATGTCGATTCTAAACGCAAAACGGATCCCGATTTTGCCATGTCGGGCGACGGTGTTCACTACAACCAGGAAGGCCACGAGGTGGTTGCTCATGCGATTTTGGACGCGTTTTCGATCCCGCACGAAACCACGCCGGACGCGGAGCTGACCCAAAACGTTGGGAAGCGTCAACGTCTGCTGCGAGACGCGTGGCTCAGTGAGGTCGGGCACCTGCGGCCCGGTGTCAAGCCTGGATTGCCGATTGCCGAAGCGATCGAGATGGCGTCGAAACTGCCGTGAGAATGCGTTTTTTCGTGATAATGCGATAAAAATGGCCCCACCGGGGGTCAGCCGATTTGACTTTTCAGCCTCCGTTAGGCTTAATTGTCTGTAAGAGCGGACAACGCTCTGCCCGTCCCACCTTTCCCTGGCACCAAGATCCGGAGAACGTTTTCTCCCAGCGACGTGGTTTGCCCAGGGCGTGCTGTTTTCCAATGAGCACGTCAACAACAATCGGAGACTTTGAATGAAACGGTTTGCAATCTTGCTCGGATGTGTTTGCTTTTTCGTTTCCCCCGCGATGGCGATCAGCGAGTTCGGCAAGCAGTGGAAGAACGATTATCTCAGCGGTGATGATGTCAGTGACGAGTTCAAGAGTGCCGGCCGCAAGGCAGGATGCTACGTCTGCCACGTCAAAGATCACCCCAAGAAGAAAGAAGCACGCAACGAGTACGGACAAGCTCTGCACAAGTACCTCAAGAAGGAAGACTTCACCAAGGAATACATGAAGGAGCATCCCGAAGAGGCCAAGGCAAAGATGGTCGAGGCGTTCAAGAAGGTCAACGCAGAGCACAAGAGCAAGGACGGCACGCTGTTCGGTGAAAAGATCAAAGCAGGAAAGCTGCCGGCAGTCGACATGGAATACAAAGAGTAATCCAGTCTCGGCATCCGCCGCCTTTTGACACATTCGCGCTCGTCGAATTCATTGATTCGCCGAGCGTTTTTTTTTGATGGCGATCTCATTGGGACGCCACTGACTGACAAGTCAAACCATTCCTCCCACAACCTGAGTCCCTGTAAATGAATCTTTCACGTCGTTTGATGACACTCTCCTGTGCCGCGCTGGTTCTTTCCGCCGGTTTCGCACATGCCGATCAGCCCAAAGCGGATGCCGACGCCAAGACGGAAACCGGTTTCGTCAGCCTCTTTGACGGCAAGACACTTGATGGCTGGAAAAAAGCCGAGGAAAACCAAGATGCTTGGCACGTCGAAGACGGCAAGCTGATGTGTGACGGTGAACGTTGTCACCTGTTCTATGTCGGCGACCTCGCGCCGTTTACCGATTTTCATTTCAAAGCAGAAGTGATGACGACACCGGGCAGCAACGCTGGCATCTACTTCCACACGAAATACCAACCAGAAGGCTGGCCCAAGTACGGTTATGAGTGCCAAGTCAATGTGTCGCACGGTGACCCGAAAAAGACCAGCAGCCTGTACGGCGTCGAAAACATCGCTGACCCAGGCGTGAAGGACAACGAATGGTACACGCAAGAAATCATCGTCACCGGCAAACGCATTCAGTTGATCGTCAATGGAAAGACGTTGGTGGATTTCACCGAAGAAGACAATCGCCAACCGTTTGACAGCAGCTTTGAGCGACGACTTGGCAAAGGCACCTTTGCCTTGCAAGCTCACGACCCCAAGAGCAAGGTCTACTTTCGCAACCTGCGAGTGAAACCTCTGTAAGGAGTATGTAGTACGTCAGGCTTTCTAGCCTGACATTTGACTCCCGTGCCTTGCCTTGGGCTGTTCAAGAACTGACGCTGCGGCGCTCCGCAAGTTTCACTCACCTCTCCCGGCGCAGCTGGGGGAGGTCGGATCGAGCGAAGCAAGATCCGGGAGGGGGCCTGCACTGGGCAAACCGTGTTCAAATGCCCAACCGACGCGTATCGCCCCCTCCCTCGCATTCGCCTAAACGGCTCTGCTCGACCTCCCCCAAGTTCCGTGGGGGAGGTGACAGCGGACAAGAAACGGCTCATGAAATAACGCCGAAACATCAAGTCAACGCCAAATTTTGAACAGCCCAGGCGTGCCTCGGTTTGGAGCAACAACTGTAAGCTACCGTTTTCTGTCGCCTCTCCCCGCGAAGCCCGTCGGCCCCGGGGCGGTATGTCAGCCTGGAACGGCTGACATGCGAAAGGCTGACGTACGCGTCAGGGGTTGGTGAAGATGTGGCCTTTTTGAGGGCCGTCTTTGGTCAGCGTCAGGATCTCGGGGCCTTCTTCGGTCATCAGAATCGAATGTTCAAACTGAGCCGATGGCCGGTTGTCTTTTGTTCGCACCGTCCAACCGTCCGCTTTGTCGCAACGCGTATAGCGTGATCCGGCGTTG from Stieleria varia carries:
- a CDS encoding SGNH/GDSL hydrolase family protein; translation: MKHHTFCSALFCIAIVAAAWSATPSTAAENPFGENVKTVLFLGDSNTYSGHYITVLEAQLRAEGYENLPTIINLGLSSETTSGLTEPGHPFPRPCVHERLDRALKKIQPDLVIACYGINDGVYAPLSEERFAAYRDGISRLVEKVTASGATCVLCTPSTFDPLPMKKKGKLMAAEADVFSWQGIYEKYDDVMQQYSEWLQQEFGSKLRVVDVHAALTAYVDSKRKTDPDFAMSGDGVHYNQEGHEVVAHAILDAFSIPHETTPDAELTQNVGKRQRLLRDAWLSEVGHLRPGVKPGLPIAEAIEMASKLP
- a CDS encoding 3-keto-disaccharide hydrolase; translated protein: MNLSRRLMTLSCAALVLSAGFAHADQPKADADAKTETGFVSLFDGKTLDGWKKAEENQDAWHVEDGKLMCDGERCHLFYVGDLAPFTDFHFKAEVMTTPGSNAGIYFHTKYQPEGWPKYGYECQVNVSHGDPKKTSSLYGVENIADPGVKDNEWYTQEIIVTGKRIQLIVNGKTLVDFTEEDNRQPFDSSFERRLGKGTFALQAHDPKSKVYFRNLRVKPL